A single genomic interval of Mustelus asterias chromosome 13, sMusAst1.hap1.1, whole genome shotgun sequence harbors:
- the LOC144503123 gene encoding immunoglobulin lambda-1 light chain-like encodes MNDWVHAIIVFIFGLAFSNAAITVSQPPSKSTSLGGTVQISCTLSGASLGSTTIYWYQQKSGNAPRYLLYHYAGSSTNRAPGVPNRFSGSESGNTGTLSISQVESEDTAEYYCAMWISNLCYFGSGTKLNVGSPQKPSVSLLPPSSDQITVKNTATLVCLVSGFKPGAAEIEWTVDGSVRGNGVETSRVQQEADNTFSMSSYLTLSAFEWNSHELYSCLVKHEALANPLKTTVSRSSCM; translated from the exons ATGAATGACTGGGTCCATGCGATCATTGTGTTCATTTTTGGACTGGCAT TTTCTAACGCGGCGATTACAGTCAGTCAACCGCCTTCGAAATCTACTTCTCTCGGAGGAACCGTCCAAATAAGTTGCACCTTGTCTGGCGCCAGTTTAGGAAGCACTACCATATATTGGTACCAGCAGAAATCTGGAAATGCTCCCCGGTATCTGCTTTATCACTATGCTGGAAGCAGCACTAACAGAGCCCCGGGAGTTCCAAACCGATTTTCAGGTTCGGAGTCCGGTAACACGGGAACTTTAAGTATCAGTCAAGTTGAATCGGAGGACACCGCAGAGTATTACTGTGCTATGTGGATAAGCAACTTGTGCTACTTCGGCAGCGGAACCAAGCTGAACGTTGGCA GTCCGCAGAAAccatctgtctccctcctcccaccTTCATCGGATCAAATCACAGTGAAGAACACGGCGACCCTGGTGTGTTTGGTGAGCGGTTTTAAACCGGGAGCTGCGGAGATTGAATGGACTGTAGACGGCAGCGTCAGAGGGAATGGTGTTGAAACCAGTCGGGTCCAGCAGGAGGCGGACAACACGTTCAGTATGAGCAGTTATCTGACTCTGTCAGCCTTCGAGTGGAACTCACACGAGCTTTACTCCTGTCTGGTCAAACACGAGGCTCTAGCAAACCCACTTAAAACAACCGTCTCCAGATCGAGCTGTATGTAA